Below is a window of Fodinicurvata sediminis DSM 21159 DNA.
CAAGACGCCCTCGACACCGGATAATCCGGCCAACGCAATAATTGCGGGGCTCGAACATCTTGGCGAAAGCGGCGCTGTTCCGCTGGAGGCTGTCACGCGGCTTGCCCATGGGACGACGGTTGCGACCAATGCGCTGATCCAGCGCAAGGGCGGTACCGTGGCTGTGGTCACGACACGGGGCTTTCGCGATCTCCTGGAAATCGGGCGTCAGGTGCGCCCGAAGATGTATGACCTGAAGGCTGATTATCCGCCGCCTCTGGCAAATCGTGAACACCGCTTCGAGATAACCGAGCGTATTGGTGCAGACGGCGAGGTCATCACGCCGCTGGATGAATCCGAGATTGATGCACTGGTCGAGCAGCTTCGGGAAATCGGAGCCCAGGCCTGTTCGGTCTGCTTGCTGTTTGCTTACGCCAATGCCGAACACGAACAGCGCATCGGGGAGATTCTCCGGGAACGCCTGCCGGATGTTGCCGTTTCTCTTTCCAGTGAGGTGCAGCCAGAGTTCCGGGAGTTCGAGCGTTTCTCAACGACTTTGTTGAACACCTACCTGCAGCCTGTGCTCAACGCCTACATGAGCCATCTCGAGCATGAGTTGGCACGCCTCTCTCCCGAGGCGCACGTCGGTATCAACCAGTCCAGTGGCGGCCTCATGTCCATCGAACGGGCGCGCTCATTCCCCATCCGCACCGCGCTTTCGGGCCCTGCAGCCGGTGCCATGGGGGCCATTCATGTAGCCGAGCTTGCCGAACGCCCGGATATCATCACCCTGGACATGGGTGGAACGAGCGCGGACGTCGCCCTGATCCGCAACTATGAAGCCGGACTTTCCTTCGAACGTGATGTGGCGGGTTTTCCCGTCCGTCTTCCGATGGTCGATATCAATACAGTCGGTGCGGGAGGAGGCTCGATCGCCTGGTTCGACCGCGACGGCCTGGTCAAGGTGGGACCGCTTAGCGCCGGCGCAGTTCCGGGGCCTGCCTGTTACAGTCGAGGGGGCACCGAGCCCACCGTCACCGATGCGAACGCCGTCCTTGGACGCCTGTCCGTACGCGGGCTGCTGGATGGTGCCATGACTCTCGATGTCGAGTCGTCACGCAAGGTCATCCAGCCACTGGCGGACCAGATGGGCTTCAGCGTGGAGAAGACCGCGCAGGGTATCCTGGGTATCGTCACGGCCAATATGGTTCGTGCGATCCGCGCTATCTCGGTGGAGCGTGGCCATGACCCGCGCGACTGTACCCTGATGCCATTCGGCGGTGCTGGGCCTCTGCATGCCAATGCCGTGGCTAAGGCGTTGGGAGTGAGCGAGGTCATCGTGCCGCTTTCCCCGGGGATCCTTTGTGCACAGGGGCTGGTGGTTGCCGACCTGAAAGAGGACTTTGTGCGCAGCCATCGTGCACCGCTGTCGCGGGAAAGCCTGAACGCCCTTCAGGGTATCCTTGATGATCTGGTGAAGGACGCGCAGGGCTGGTTCGAGCATGAACAGATTGCCCCGGCTCAAAGGCGCATACAGCTTAGCCTGGACATGCGCTATATCGGGCAGAACTTCGAATTGCGCGTCCCTGTTGATATTGACGAAAGCAATCCGAAGCTGCCGGATGCGGAGCAGTTGCATTCTGCGTTTTTCCGTGCCCACGAGGCAAATTACGGCTTCTATAATCCTGATGACCCCGTGGAGGCCGTGAACCTGCGCATGACTGCGCGCGGAGAGTTGCCGTCCCTGCCGGTCCCGCCCGTGCCGGAAGGTGCTTCAAGTTCACCCGAACCCGTAGAGCGCCGACCTGTCTGGTTCGAGTCGGAAGAACCCGTGGAAACGCCTGTCTATCGACGTACGGACCTGGCACCCGGTTGCCGTATCGAAGGACCGGCCGTGATCGACCAGTTCGACGCCACATCGCTTGTCTATCCAGGTGACGTGGCGCGTGTTGATGACAGCCTCAGCTTGATTCTGGAGCTTGCCAAATGACCACACTCAGCCTTGCTTCGGATGCCGTTCGGCGTGAATTGGACCCGATCACGCTCGAGATCATCTCCAATGCCCTGCGTTCCGTGGCCGATGAAATGTTCGCGGCCCTGATGCGGAGTGCCTATTCCACAAACATCAAGGAACGGCACGATCACTCGACGGCTTTCTGTGACCGGGCGGGGCGCCTGATCGTCCAGGCGGATCAGTCCCTTCCGATCCACATTGCCTCCATGACAGGTCTCATGCAGACGCTGTTACGCAAGTACGACCTGTCCGAGATAGAGGAGGGGGACGTCTTCGTTGCCAACGATCCTCACGTGGCCGGCGGCACCCACCTTCCTGACATCAACCTGGCTGAGCCGGTTTTTGTCGAGGGTGAGTTGTTGGGTTTCATCTGCAACATCGCCCATCACGCAGACGTCGGCGGCATGGCGCCGGGCTCGATGGCCGGCGGCATGTCGGAGATATACCAGGAAGGCCTGCGCATTCCCCTGATCCGGTTGTTCCGAAAGGGCGAGCTGCAGCGGGACCTCTTCGACCTGATGCTGCTGAATGTGCGAATCCCCGAGGAACGGCGCGGCGATTACTATGCCCAGATCGCAGCCTGTCGTCTGGGTGTACGGCGCATGAAGGAAATTGCGGGACGCTACACTTGCGAAACGCTCAACGCGGCCTTCGACGAGATCGTCAGTCGCACGGAATTCCGCATGCGCGAGGCGCTCAAGGATATTCCCGATGGGGTCTATTCCTTCGAGGATGTCATGGACGACGATGGCGTCGGGACCACGGACATCCCCATTCGCCTGACCATCACGGCAAAGGATGGCGCGTTGAGCTTTGACTTCCGCGAGACGGCGCCTCAGGTGCCGGGAAACATAAACCTGCCGCGAAATGCCAGCCAGGCGGCCGTGGTCTATGCCCTGAAGGCGTTGCTGGACCCTGAAATCCCGAACAATCAGGGCGTCCTGGACTGCTGTGATATCCTGACGAAGGAGGGGACTCTGGTGCATTGCACCTTCCCGGCACCGGTGGCTGCCAGGGCCAATACCTCGCAACGGGTGATCGATGTCATCATCGGGGCCCTGGCCGAAGCTCTGCCAGAGCGGGTCGTCGGGGCGGCCAACGGTGCCAACACCACGGCGGTCTTCGCCGGGATCGATCCACGCACGAACCAGCATTACCTCTATTTTGAGACTCTTGGCGGGGGTTTTGGTGGTCGGGCTGACCGCGATGGCAAGGACGGCGTTCAGGTTCACATAACGAACACCTCTAATCTGCCGATCGAAGCCATCGAGACGGAATATCCCCTGCGCGTGGAAAGCTATGGTTTCGTCGAGGATTCCGGCGGCGCTGGCCGCTATCGCGGCGGACTGGGGCTGCGCCGGGTGATTCGGCCGGTTGGCCATGAGTGTATTTTCAACGGCGCCGGCGAGCGCTTCACGCATCAGCCCTGGGGCGTCTTTGGGGGACAGCCAGGGATGAGCGGACGCTTCGAGCACGTCAGTGACGCCGGAGAGACCAGGCTACTGGATGTCAAACCCTCGGGCATCAAGGTCACGCAAGCAGACGTCCTGGTCGTTGAAACCCCTGGAAGCGGTGGCTATGGAAACCCGTCGGAACGTGCGCCGGAGCAGGTTCACACGGACCTGACCAGTGGCAAGTTCACTGCGGAGTATATCCGCCGACACTATGCCCACGCGAGCAAGACAGAAACCTGATCCGGATTTTTGATTGCGAATTTACCGAGGTCAGGAGAAAAATAATCAAAAAAATACGCAAAACTCAAAGCTGAGATCCGAAAGGGAGCTTCATCGAATGATCAACAAGACACTTACCTCCATGCTGGCAGCAGGGGCCGTGACACTGGGGGCCCAGCAGGCCGCCGCTCAGAGCATGTCCTTGGACCTGGCAAACGAATACCCGCCAAGTTCGGTGCACGGTCAGTCTGCCGAAATCTTTGCCGATACGCTTGGGCGACTGTCAG
It encodes the following:
- a CDS encoding hydantoinase/oxoprolinase family protein, encoding MEMDDSSSNWVVGVDVGGTFTDFYAFERSSKTIRVHKTPSTPDNPANAIIAGLEHLGESGAVPLEAVTRLAHGTTVATNALIQRKGGTVAVVTTRGFRDLLEIGRQVRPKMYDLKADYPPPLANREHRFEITERIGADGEVITPLDESEIDALVEQLREIGAQACSVCLLFAYANAEHEQRIGEILRERLPDVAVSLSSEVQPEFREFERFSTTLLNTYLQPVLNAYMSHLEHELARLSPEAHVGINQSSGGLMSIERARSFPIRTALSGPAAGAMGAIHVAELAERPDIITLDMGGTSADVALIRNYEAGLSFERDVAGFPVRLPMVDINTVGAGGGSIAWFDRDGLVKVGPLSAGAVPGPACYSRGGTEPTVTDANAVLGRLSVRGLLDGAMTLDVESSRKVIQPLADQMGFSVEKTAQGILGIVTANMVRAIRAISVERGHDPRDCTLMPFGGAGPLHANAVAKALGVSEVIVPLSPGILCAQGLVVADLKEDFVRSHRAPLSRESLNALQGILDDLVKDAQGWFEHEQIAPAQRRIQLSLDMRYIGQNFELRVPVDIDESNPKLPDAEQLHSAFFRAHEANYGFYNPDDPVEAVNLRMTARGELPSLPVPPVPEGASSSPEPVERRPVWFESEEPVETPVYRRTDLAPGCRIEGPAVIDQFDATSLVYPGDVARVDDSLSLILELAK
- a CDS encoding hydantoinase B/oxoprolinase family protein, translating into MTTLSLASDAVRRELDPITLEIISNALRSVADEMFAALMRSAYSTNIKERHDHSTAFCDRAGRLIVQADQSLPIHIASMTGLMQTLLRKYDLSEIEEGDVFVANDPHVAGGTHLPDINLAEPVFVEGELLGFICNIAHHADVGGMAPGSMAGGMSEIYQEGLRIPLIRLFRKGELQRDLFDLMLLNVRIPEERRGDYYAQIAACRLGVRRMKEIAGRYTCETLNAAFDEIVSRTEFRMREALKDIPDGVYSFEDVMDDDGVGTTDIPIRLTITAKDGALSFDFRETAPQVPGNINLPRNASQAAVVYALKALLDPEIPNNQGVLDCCDILTKEGTLVHCTFPAPVAARANTSQRVIDVIIGALAEALPERVVGAANGANTTAVFAGIDPRTNQHYLYFETLGGGFGGRADRDGKDGVQVHITNTSNLPIEAIETEYPLRVESYGFVEDSGGAGRYRGGLGLRRVIRPVGHECIFNGAGERFTHQPWGVFGGQPGMSGRFEHVSDAGETRLLDVKPSGIKVTQADVLVVETPGSGGYGNPSERAPEQVHTDLTSGKFTAEYIRRHYAHASKTET